Below is a window of Deinococcus aquiradiocola DNA.
ACGGTGAATGCCGTGCCGTTCGGGTCGGTGCTGCTGCCCACCATGGGGGTCAGGTCCAGCGCCCGGGCTCGGTCGGGCGTGAGGGTCACGCAGATCAGGCCGCGTCCCTCGCGCGCCATGAAGTTCACCCATTCGGGCGTGGCCGTGGCGGCGGGCATCAGCAGGTCGCCCTCGTTCTCGCGGTGCTCGTCATCCACGAGGATCACGGGCCGCCCCGCGCGCAGTTCCGCGAGCAGTTCGGGGATGGAGGCGAGCGTCATGCCGTCACCTCCTGACCGGGCTGTTCGGGTGTCCAGTCGCGCATCAGGATCAGGCGCTCGACGTACTTGGCCATCTGGTCCGCCTCCAGATTCACCTGCGTGCCCGCCGCCCAGGTGTGCAGCGTGGTGACCTCCAGGGTGTGCGGCACGAGCCACAGCGTGAACTCGTCCGGGCGCAGGTCGGCGCGGCTGCCTGCGGGGCCGCCCGCGTCCACGACGGTCAGGCTCACGCCGTCCACGGTGACGCTGCCCTTCGGCACGAGGTAGCGGGCGAGGTGCGGCGCGGCACGCACCGTCATGGTGTACGCGCCGGGCTGGGCGTCCACGCGCAGGACCGTGCCCACGCCGTCCACGTGCCCGCTCACGACGTGCCCGCCGAAACGGGCCTGGGCGGTCATGGCGCGCTCCAGATTCACCTTCGTGCCCTCCCGCCAGTGCGGGGCAGTTTTGGCGAGCGTCTCGCGGCTGAGGTCCACGGTGAAGCCCGCCGCGTCCCAGGTGGTCACGGTCAGGCAGGTGCCGTTCACGGCGATGCTCTCGCCCAGTTCCACGTCCGCCCACATGCGCGCGGGCTGGATGGTGACGGTCAGGTTCCCCTCGTTCTCTGTGGTGCGGGCAATGACGCCCACCTGTTCGATGATTCCAGTAAACATGTGTTGACCTCGGGTGGAGGCAGGGGCGCACTCGCCCCCCCTCCACGGTGTATGAAGGTTCAGACGCGCGGGATGTCGTGCAGCAGGCCGGTGATCAGGACGTCCGGGCCGAGCGGTTCGACGGTGACTTCGTGCAATTCCTGCGCCTCGTGCATGGGCCGCGCCGGGGCGGTCAGGGGGCTGAGGCCCGCGCCGAGAAGTTTCGTGGACACGAACACCCTGACCTCGTCCACCAGTCCCTGCGCGAGGAAGGCACTCAGGAGGGTCGGGCCGCCCTCCAGCAGCATGCTGCTGACGCCCAGGCCCGCCAGGCCGCTCAGGGCGTCGGCGGGCGTGCCGGCGCGCAGCACGGTGATCCCGGCCGCCTCGTGCGCGGAGGCGTCGCTGTCGGGAGTGGTCACGAGGACGGCCCCGTCACGCCACGCGCGGGCCTGCGGGCGGCTGGCGGCGCGGCGGTCGAACACCACCGGGCGCGGGTCACGACCCCCCGGCACGCCGCGCGTGGTCAGGGCCGGGTCGTCCAGGCCCAGCGTGCCGCTGCCGACCGCGATGGCATCCAGTTCGTCACGCCAGCGCATGGTGTGCTCGCGGGCCTGCGGGCCGCTGACCGCACCGTTCCCCTCGCGCAGCGCCGCCACCTTGCCGTCGAGGGTCATGGCGTACTTCGCCACCACCCACGGGCGGCCCCGCACGATCAGGCTGCGGAAGCCCGCCTGCTGCCGCTCGGCCTGGGCTTCCAGCACGCCGACCGTGACCTCAATCCCTGCCTCGCGGAGCCTCTGCACGCCGCGCCCCGCCACCAGCGGGTTCGGGTCGAGCGCCGCCACGACCACCCGCCGCACGCCCGCTGCGATCAGCGCGTCCGCGCAGGGCGGCGTCCGACCGTGATGACTGCACGGTTCCAGCGTCACGTAAGCGGTGGCCCCGCGCGCCCGCTCGCCCGCGCCTTGCAGGGCGAACACCTCCGCGTGCGGCTCACCGGCCCTCGGGTGGAAGCCTCGGCCCACCAATTCATCACCTTGCACGATCACGCAGCCCACGGGGGGATTCGGCGCCGTGCGGCCCAGTCCTCCGGCAGCCTGCTCCAGCGCGAGCGTCATGAACCGCTCGTCCACCGGCAGTGCCGCCGCCACCCCTGCGGGTGGAGCATTCACTTCATACATGGTCTGTCGCCGCCCGCCGGGGGGGCAGGCAGCGTTCCTCCTTCTCTCATCCGGACTCTGACCGTCGGCTCTGGAATCCCACCAGATCGGGCCTGCGCGTGGTGCAGTCTGCGCGGGCTTCGCGGGCTGAGTCGGTTCAGCAGGGCGAGGCTTCTGCTCGCTCCGCCCGGGTGACGCGGGACGACCCGCGCCGCCTGAAGCGACATCACCGCCGGTAGGGAATTTCACCCCGCCCCGAAGGAAGCGGCCCACCCCCGGAGGAGCGGGCCACCCTGAAGGTATCAGCCCAGCAGGCCGCAGGTGTGGGAGAAATCAGACACCCGCCGGGGGACAGCCGGTCAGCCCTCGCCCAGCAGTGCCGCGAGGCCGCGTGACGCGACGTCGCGCACGCAGTGCGTCATCTGCCAGGAGATGTCCGTCTCGACGGGGTTGATCTCGATGGCGATCCCGCCGCGCTGAAGCGTCTCGGCGGCCAGTCCGGCGGCCGGGTACACGGCGCCACTCGTGCCGATGACCAGCGCGACCTCGGCGGCCGCGAAGGCGTCTGCGGCGGCTTCCAGGGCGGCTTCCGGCAGGTACTCCCCGAACCACACGACGTTGGGCCGCATGCGGTTCCCGAGCGGCGAGGTGGGCGGCGTGACCAGTTCGGCGGGCGCGGCGAGCGGGAACACGTCGCCCGTCACCTCGTCCCGCGCACTGAGGAGATTGCCGTGCAGTTCCACCATGCGCCCCCCACCCTGGCCGCTCCCGGCGCGGGCGTGCAGGCCGTCCACGTTCTGCGTGGCGAGAAAGAAGCCCGCGCCCTTCTCGCGCTCCAGCCGGGCGAGCAGGTGGTGCGCGCCGTTCGGCTGGGCGGCCAGCACGTCCCGGTAGCGGCCCGCGTACCACTCCCACACCATCACGGGGTCGCGCCGGTAGGCGGGCGGGCTGGCGAGGTCCTCGGGCCGGAAGCGCGCCCAGTGGCCGGTCTGCGCGTCACGGAAGGTGGGGATGCCGCTCTCGGCACTGACACCCGCGCCGGTCAGCACGGCGACGCGGGAGGCGGCTTGCAGGGCGGCACGGGCAGCAGCGAGATCCATACCGTCAGGCTAGCGTGCGTCCCGCCCTGCCCGGACCACAGGTGATCGGGACGAGAAACGAAAAAACCGCCTTCTTCGGCGGTGATAAAAACAGGATACCCCGGTATGCACGGCCTGTCAATGCCCGCCAGACGGTCATGTTCACGCCGTGCTGGAGGGCATGCCCACACCGGGAAGGCGGGGGACGTTATGCATCCCCGTGAATGAAAGCGGGCGGCACGGTGTCCGTCAGCCACACGCCGTTCTCGCTGACCAGGAAGGCGTGCCCGGCGGCGTGCATCTCCCCTGCCCGGACGGTCAGGACGACGGGCGGGCCGCGCCGCGCACCCACGCGGCAGGCGGTGTCCGGGTCGGGCGAGAGGTGAACGTGGTGGCGGTTCATGGCGCGCAACCCCTCGGCGCGGATGGCGGCCAGGGCGCCCGCATGCGTGCCGTGGTACAGGAGTGCGGGGGGCGTGGCCGGGGTCAGTTGCAGATCGACGGGCACGCTGTGCCCCTGGTTGGCGCGGATGTGGTCGCCGCGCAGGCTGAAGCGCCCCTTGTCGCTGCCTGCCACGACCGCCTCGACCTGCGCGCGCGTGACGCTCAGGTGGATCAGCACGGGTGCGAGCGGCACCCACCCGCCGGGCGCGAGCGTCAGGCCCGCCTCGTGCGGGGCGTGGCGCAGCAGGTACGAGAGGCGTCTGGAGAGGGTGTGGTCGTTCATGCCTCCAGTGTGGGCGGCGTGCGGTGGGAGCGCATGGGCCGGACGGCGTACCGGGGCCGGGCCGTGTGGCGGAGGTGCGCGGTCCGTTTCCGGGGTCTGCGTTCTATGGTGTTGATCCGATGACAGAAATGCCGGTGCCGTTTCCAGAATCCTTTCCTGGGCAGATCAGTGCTCATGACGGGCACGGCTCCGCAGGAGGGGACGCCTGCCCGCTTCCTGGTCAGAACAGCGCCCATGAGGACGCTTGCCCGCTTCCGTCTCCTCCAGACCGGACCTGTTGGTGCTCGCAGCCGGGCGGCGACTTCGCGTTCCGCTCAGGTTGGGATTACAGGCTTTCGGGTTCGAGGAGCATCGGTTCGTCGCTCTCGAAGCCTTCGCAGTAGCGGCGGCGGCCGAGCGTGCCCCAGTACATCAGGCGGGCGCGGCGGCGTTCGACGACGTCCGGCGCGACCGTCTCGGAGATGGCCGCGCCCGTGAACTGGCTGGCGTGAGCGGCGATGGCGCGCTCCCAGTCCGGCAGGTGCGCTTCGACGTCCACGAGGACGTTGGCGTTGATGTCGGCGTTCCCCTGGTACATCAGGACGCGGCTGACCTTGTGGGGCGTGCCGGTCACGTCGGCCTTGGCGAGCGACGCGAGGTGCACGGCGCGCTTGCTGAGGTGGTACGCGCCGAAGTGGTCGGGGTGCCGGTCGCGGTGGTGCGGGACGACCAGCACGCGCGGACGCACCCAGCGCAGCGCCGTGGCGAGCGCGCGCGCCTGCTGCGGCGTGTCCATCAGGCCGCCGTCCGGGAGGCCCAGCTGGCCGCGCCACGTCAGCTGCAGGATGGCGGCGGCGGCGCGGCATTCCGCTTCGCGGGTGGCCGGGTCGCCCTGTGTGCCGCCCTCGCCCTGCGTGAGTTCCAGGATGCCGGTGGCGCGTCCGGCGTGCGCGAGGCGCAGCAGGGTGCCGCCCACGCCGATCTCGGCGTCGTCGGGGTGAGGGGCGAGGACCAGCCAGTCGAGAGGTTCGGGTCTGCCGTAGGTGGTGTACATCGTGGCCCACAGGGTACACCCGCGCCGGGTACGGGAACGCCGCCCGCACCGTGATCGGTGGGGCGGCGTGCGGGGCAGGCGGCGGCTTGGCTTCCGCCCGGCTGGCCTTCGGGCGGTCAGTTCAACCGGGGATCAGAGGTCGAGGAGGATGCGGGCGGGGTCCTCGAGGTAGTTCTTGATGGTCACGAGGAACTGCACGGCTTCCTTGCCGTCGATGATGCGGTGGTCGTAGCTGAGCGCGAGGTACATCATGGGCGCGATGACGACCTGCCCGTTCTGGGCGATGGGGCGCTCGATGATGTTGTGCATGCCCAGGATGGCGCTCTGCGGGGCGTTGATGATGGGAGTGCTCATCATGCTGCCGAAGGTGCCGCCGTTGGTGATGCTGAAGGTGCCGCCGCTCATGTCTTCCATGGTGAGCTTGCCGGCCTTGGCCTTCTGCGCGAAGCCGCTGATGGCCTTCTCGATGTCGGCGAGGCTGAGCTGGTCGGTGTCGCGCAGGATCGGGACGACGAGGCCGCGTTCGCTGGCGACGGCGATGCCCATGTCGTAGAACCCGTGGTACACGATGTCCTTGCCGTCGATGCTGGCGTTCACGGCGGGGAAGGCCTTGAGGGCCTCGGTGGCGGCGCGCACGAAGAGGCTCATGAAGCCGAGCTTGACGCCGTGTTTCGCCACGAAGAGGTCCTGGTACTTCTTGCGCAGGTCCATGGCAGGCTTCATGTTGACTTCGTTGAAGGTGGTGAGGATGGCGGCGGTGTTCTGCACGTCCTTGAGGCGTTCCGCGATGCGCTGGCGGATGCGGGTCATGGGGACGCGCTGCTCGGCGCGCGGGCCGCTCTGCACGGGGGCGGCGGGCGCGGCGGCAGGAGTGGAGGCCGGGGCCTGGGGGGCGGCGGGGGCGCTGGCGGCGGTCACGGCGTCCTGCTTGGTGATGTTGCCTTTGGGGCCGGTCGCGGGAATCTGCGACGCGTCGAGGTTGTTCTCGGCGACGACCTTGCGCACGGCGGGCGACAGGGCAGGGGCGTTGCCGCTGCTCTGCTGCGCCTGGGCGCTCTGGCTGCTGCTGTCGGGTTGCGCGGCGGTGCCGCCCGCCGTGCTCTCGCCCGCGACGGGGCCAGCGGCGGCGTCCTGCGCGGCGGCAGGAGCGGCGGGGGCAGCGGCGCCGGCCTCGCCGAGCACGCCGATCACCTGTTCGCTCAGGACGGTGTCGCCTTCCTGGGCGCTGACGCTGCTCAGGACGCCGTCCTGCAGGGCGGTCACTTCGAGGACGACCTTGTCGGTCTCGATCTCGGCGAGGACCTCGCCGCGCTTGACGCTGTCGCCGGGCTTCTTGTTCCAGGACAGCAGGGTGCCTTCACTCACGGATTCGGAAAAGACGGGGACGTTGATGTTCGGCATGCTTGGAGCTCCTTGGGGGGTGGGGTCAGGGCCGCGCCGTCGTGGCGGGGCGGGCGTGACCGGGCAGGCGTGAAGCCCGTGGCGGGCGGCTGCATGGCCGCACCACGGGCCTCACGGTCAGGACTGGGCGGTGGCTTCCTGCTGGACGGGGAGCGTCTGGACGGGGACCTTCTCGCCGAGCGCGGCGGTGATGACGGCCGCCTGCTCGCGGGCGTGCACCTGGGCGTACCCGGCGGCGGTGCTGGCGCTGGCGGAACGGCCCGCGTAGCGCAGCGTCTGGCCCGGCTGCAGGGATTCGCGCAGGCTGTCCTGGATCATCAGCCACGCGCCCTGGTTCTGCGGTTCCTCCTGCGCCCAGATCACTTCGGCGCCGGGGTGCTTCTGCAGTTCGGCTTCGAGGTGCTCGGCCGGGAAGGGGTACAGCTGTTCGAGGCGCACGAGGGCCACGTCGTCCTGCATGGCGGCCTTCTCGCGGGCCGTGTCGAGCTCCCAGTGGAGTTTGCCGCTGCTGATCACGACGCGTTTCAGGCCGCTGGGGCCGGTGTCGCCGATGACTTCGCAGAAGCGGCCGTCGGTGAGGTCGCTCAGGGGGCTCATGGCGGCCTTGTTGCGCAGCAGGCTCTTGGGGCTCATGACGATGAGCGGCTTGCGGTACGGGCGGATCATCTGGCGGCGCAGCAGGTGGAAGATCTGCGAGGCGCTGCTCGGCACCACGACCTGCATGTTCTTCTGCGCGCACAGCTGCAGGTAGCGTTCCAGGCGGGCGCTGCTGTGTTCGGGGCCCTGGCCCTCGTAGCCGTGCGGGAGGAGCAGGGTGAGGCCCGCGAGGCGCTGCCATTTGCTCTCACCGGCGGACACGAACTGGTCAATGACGCTCTGCGCGCCGTTCGCGAAGTCACCGAACTGCGCTTCCCAGATGACGAGCGAGTCGGGCGCGCTCGTGGCGTACCCGTACTCGAAGGCCATGACGGCCTCCTCGGAGAGGGTGCTGTCGATCACCTCGACGTGGCCCTGCTGCGGCGCGAGGTGCGCGAGCGGCATGAATTCCTCGCTGGCGGGGTCGGAGGCGTTCTGGTCGTGCAGCACGGCGTGACGGTGCACGAAGGTGCCGCGTCCGGCGTCCTGCCCGTCGAGGCGGACGTTGTAGCCTTCCATCAGCAGGGTGGCGTAGGCGAGCGTTTCGCCCATGCCCCAGTCGACGGGCGCCTGACCGTCGCCCATCTCGCGGCGGGCCTTGAGGACCTTGTCGACGGCGCGGTGCAGGCCGAAGCCTTCGGGCACCTCGGTGAGGCGCTCGGAGAGCTGCTTGAGGGTCGCGGCGGGCACGGCGGTGCGGGATTCCTCGGACCAGTGCGTGTCGAGGTACTTGCGCCAGTCGAGCGCGAGGGCGCTCTGCTCGTCGTTGCGGATCTCCTCGACCACGGATTCGCCCGCGTCGAGCCGGTCGCGGAAGCTGTCGACGAGTGCGTCGGCCTCACCGGCCTTCAGGACGCCCTGCGCTTCGAGGCGCTGGGCGTACAGGGCGCGCGTGCCGGGGTGCACCTTGATCTCGCGGTACATGATCGGCTGCGTCATGGTGGGGTCGTCGGACTCGTTGTGCCCGTGGCGGCGGAAGCAGATCAGGTCGATGAAGACGTCCTTGCCGAACTCCTGCCGGTAGCGGAGCGCGAGTTCGCCTGCGAAGGCGACCGCTTCGGGATCGTCACCGTTGACGTGCATGACGGGCGCGTTGCCGATCTTGGCGACGTCGGTGCAGTAGCGGCTGCTGCGCGTGTCGCGCGGGTCGCTGATCGTGAAGCCGATCTGGTTGTTGATGACGATGCGCACGGCGCCGCCCGTCGTGAAGCCGCGCAGGCGCGACAGGTTGATGGTCTCCATCACGACGCCCTGGCCGGACACGGCCGCGTCACCGTGGATGGTGATGGGCAGCACCTGCTTGCGTTCGGTGTCGTTGCGGCGGTCCTGGCGGGCACGGACGCTGCCGTGCACGACGGGCGACACGATCTCCAGGTGCGAGGGGTTGTACGCGAGCGCGAGGTGCATGGGGCCGCCGGGCGTCTGCACGTCGCTGCTGAAGCCCATGTGATACTTCACGTCGCCCGCCACGTCAGGGTCGTCCGAGAGGCGTTTCTTGCCTTCGAATTCCGCGAAGAGGTCGGCGGGCTTCTTGCCGAAGAGGTTCACGAGGACGTTCAGGCGGCCCCGGTGGGCCATGCCGATCACGGTTTCCTTGATGCCGAGTTCCCCGCCGAGCTGCACGATGCGGTCCATCAGCGGGATGAAGCTCTCGCCGCCCTCCAGCGAGAAGCGCTTCTGGCCGACGTACCGCTGCCCCAGGTAGCGTTCGAGGCCCTCGGCGGCGTTCAGCTTGCTGAGGATGCGGCGCTGCTGCGCCTCACTGAACTGCGGGCGGCCACCGACCGACTCGATGCGCTCCTGGAACCACTCGCGTTCGGTGGACGGCAGGTACGAGAACTCGTACCCGATGCTGCCGCAGTACGCGCCCTGCAGCTGGCCGATCACGTCGCGCAGCGTGCCCTGGAAGGGGCCTTCGTGCACCGTCTCGTTCAGGTCGGCGTCGGTCAGGCCGTAGTACTCGGGCGTGAGTTCCGGCACCTGCGCGGCGGGCCGGATGGTGAGGGGGTTCTTGTGGGCGGAGATGTGACCGTACACGCGGTACGCGCTCACCAGGGCGCTCGCCACCTGCTGCGCCGCCGACGCCTTGCCGGGCGCGGCCTGAGGCGCGGCCCGCGTGAGCCGCTGCTGCCCCAGCGCGAGGAAGCGCTGCTGTACCGGGCCGTGCGGGGTTTCCTGAATGCCGCCACGAAGCCCGTCGAAGTACGCCCGCCAGTCGTCAGCGACTGACGCGGGGTCCTGAAGGTAGGCTTCGTACAGCGCCTCGACGAAGGTGGCGCTGTCGTGGGACAATTCGGCGCCAGACATCACCGTGCTGTGTAGAGACTCGTCCATAGCTGCTCCAGCATACCCCTCCGGGCCAGCACGACAGCGCCGCGCCCCCCGATTCGTGAGCGCTGCCCCTCAGGGGGTGACACCTGCCAGGACGGCAGTGCGGGACGCCCACACCGGCCTTCACGGAACGTAAGAGTTGTGACAGCCCGCGTGCGCTTCACTGACGGGAGACCAGTCGGAGGGGGAAGCCACGCACACCGCAGCGCACCACAATGCAGGACGCCCGACGCGCCCGCCGTCACGCGGGCCGTGCAGGCACGGCAGTGGCGCGCCGTGATCGACGTGCTGCTGGTGGAGCCGGACGCGAGTCAGCGCACGACACTGGAACGCCTGCTGGAACGGCACGGGTACACGCCACGCAGCGCCGTGCGGGCGACGGACGCGGTCCGCAGCGTCCAGCGGCACCGTCCGGACGTGGTGCTCTGCGAGGTGCAGCTGCCGGACATGGACGGCCTGGCCCTGTGCCGGCAGCTGCGGATGTCCGCCCTGCCGGTCCTGCTGATGAGTGGCCAGTGGAGCGAACGGCTGCAGCGAGACAGCCGTGACGCGGGCGCACTGGACCTGCTCGGCAAACCGTTCTCCGAGACGCTGCTGCTCGCACGGCTCGCGCACCACCTGCGCCTGCCCGTCCCGCCGCCCGGACGGCAGCACACAGCACCCACCCTGCCCGCCGCGCTCATGAACCGGCCCGGCGTGCTGGGCGTCCTGCTGCTGGACGCGTCCGGCCACACCAGCGAACAGAGCGGCCAGGGCATCCCGGACGACCTGTACCGCCCCTTCCTGACGGCCGCCCGCCCGGACGGCGAGGAACTGCTGTGCCTGCAGCTGGAGTACGCGCGGCACTGCCTGCTCATCTACCGGCTGCATGCCACGCAGGACGCGACGCTGGTGTGCCTGCTGCAGAACAGCAGTTACGCGAGCCTCGTCAAGTACCACCTGCGCGCCTCACCCTCCACCCGGACGTGAGCCAGCAACACGCGCGGCCCGCCTGGATATCCAGGCGGGCCGCGCGTGCCGGGGTGGGAAGCGGGCGTTACTGCGTGTACATCACGGCGCGCTTGACTTCCTCGATCAGCTGCGTGATCGGGATGTCGCGCGGGCACGCTTCGGTGCAGTTGTACGCGGTGCGGCAGCGCCACACGCCGGTGTTCTGGTTGAGGACCGCCATGCGGGCCTGCGCGCCGTGGTCGCGGCTGTCGAAGATGAAGCGGTGCGCCTGCACGATGGCGGCCGGACCGAGGTACGAGCCGTTCACCCAGTAGATGGGGCAGCTGGTGGTGCAGCACGCGCACAGGATGCAGTTGCTGCCGTGGTCCATGTGCTCGGCCGCTTCAGGCGACTGGATGCGTTCCGTGACGGGCGGCGCGTCGTCGTTGATGAACCAGGGCATCACGGCGCGGTACGCGTCGAAGAAGGGGTCCATGTCGACGAGCAGGTCCTTCTCGACCTTCAGGCCACGGATCGGTTCGACGGTGATGCTGCCGCCGTCCTTGACGACGTCCTGCAGCAGCGTCTTGCAGGCGAGGCGGTTGCGGCCGTTGATGAGCATGGCGTCGCTGCCGCAGATGCCGTGCGCGCAGGAGCGGCGGAACGTGAGGGTGCTGTCCGTGTACCACTTGACGTTGTTGAGGACGTCGAGGACGCGGTCGCCGGGCTCGGCCTCGACCGGGTAGACCTCCCAGTGGCTCTTCTTGTCCTTTTCAGGGTCGAAGCGGAGAATCTTGACGTTGATTTTCATGGGGTTCCTTTGGGAATGCCCGTCCCGGCCGCCCGCGTGGCGGGGGCCGGTGGCGGAAGCTCAGTAGACGCGCGGCTTGGGTTCGAAGGCGCGGGTGTAGCCCTTCAGGGCGACGGGCTTGTACCCGATGCGCACCTCGCCGTTCTCGCCCTTGTAGGCCATGGTGTGTTTGAGCCACTGCTCGTCGTTGCGGGCGTGGAAGTCCTCGCGGTCGTGCGCGCCGCGCGACTCGGTGCGGTTGAGCGCGCTGGCGGTCATGGCCTCGGCGCAGTCGAGCATGAAGCCGAGTTCCAGCGTCTCGATCAGTTCGCTGTTGTAGCGGGTGCTGGGGTCCGAGACCGACACCTGGTTGTAACGGGCGCGCAGGTCCTTCAGGATATCGACCTGCTTCTGCATGTCGGGGCCGTTCCTGAAGATGCCGACGTTGTCCATCATGGTCGCCTGCAGTTCCTTGCGGATGCGGGCGGCGTTCTCGCTGCCGCCGTTGTCCTTGACGCGGGCCACGAGTTCACGCGAGTACAGATCGGCGCCTTCCGGCATGTCGGGCATGTCGGCGGTCTTCGCGTACTTGCTGGCGAACATGCCGGCGCGGCGCCCGAAGACGATCAGGTCGCCCAATGAATTGGTGCCCAGGCGGTTCGCGCCGTGCAGGGACACGCAGGCCACCTCGCCCGCCGCGTACAGGCCTTCGACCAGGTCACCCTGGTCGTTGGCGATGCATTCGGCGTCGATGGTGGTGGGGATGCCGCCCATGGCGTAGTGCGCGGTCGGCTGGATCGGCACGAGGTCCGTGACGGGGTCCAGGCCCAGGTACGTGCGGCTCAGGTCGGTGATCTCGCTGAGTTTCGTCTCGATCACGTCTTTCGGCAGGTGCGTCAGGTCGATGTAGATGGCGTCCTTGTCGGGGCCGACGCCGCGTCCCTCGCGGATCTCGGTGATGATGGCGCGGCTGACCATGTCGCGCGGCGCGAGGTCCTTGATGGTGGGCGCGTAGCGTTCCATGAAGCGCTCGCCGTCCTTGTTGCGCAGGATGCCGCCCTCGCCGCGCACGCCCTCGGTGATGAGGATGCCGAGCTTGGTGAGGCCCGTCGGGTGGAACTGGTAGAACTCCATGTCTTCCAGTGGGAGGCCCTTGCGGTAGTAGATGCTCATCAGGTCGCCGGACAGCGTGAGGGCGTTGCTGGTGATCTTGAAGATGCGGCCGTACCCGCCCGACGCGAGAATGACCGACTTGGCCTGGAAGGTGTGGATCTCGCCGGTCGCGAGTTCGTACGCGACGACGCCGCAGCAGCGGCCGTTCTCGATGATCAGGTCGAGGACGTGGAACTCGTTGAAGAAGGTGGTGCCCGCCTTGACGTTCTGCTGGTACAGGGTCTGCAGGATCATGTGCCCGGTGCGGTCCTTGGCGTAGCAGCTGCGTTCCACGGCGGCCTTGCCGAACTCGCGGGTGTGACCGCCGAACTTGCGCTGCGCGATCTTGCCTTCAGGCGTGCGGGAGAAGGGCAGGCCCATGTGTTCCAGCTCGTACACGGCCTCGATGACGTCCTTGCTGAACACCTCGGCGGCGTCCTGGTCGGTCAGGTAGTCGCCACCCTTGATGGTGTCGAACATGTGCCATTCCCAGTGGTCCTCGGCGATGTTGCCGAGCGCGGCACCCACACCGCCCTGCGCCGCGCCGGTGTGCGAGCGCGTCGGGTAGAGTTTGCTGATCACGGCGACCGACACGTCGCCCTTCGCGGCGTACAGGGCGGCCATGAGTC
It encodes the following:
- a CDS encoding riboflavin synthase, whose protein sequence is MFTGIIEQVGVIARTTENEGNLTVTIQPARMWADVELGESIAVNGTCLTVTTWDAAGFTVDLSRETLAKTAPHWREGTKVNLERAMTAQARFGGHVVSGHVDGVGTVLRVDAQPGAYTMTVRAAPHLARYLVPKGSVTVDGVSLTVVDAGGPAGSRADLRPDEFTLWLVPHTLEVTTLHTWAAGTQVNLEADQMAKYVERLILMRDWTPEQPGQEVTA
- the ribD gene encoding bifunctional diaminohydroxyphosphoribosylaminopyrimidine deaminase/5-amino-6-(5-phosphoribosylamino)uracil reductase RibD, whose protein sequence is MTLALEQAAGGLGRTAPNPPVGCVIVQGDELVGRGFHPRAGEPHAEVFALQGAGERARGATAYVTLEPCSHHGRTPPCADALIAAGVRRVVVAALDPNPLVAGRGVQRLREAGIEVTVGVLEAQAERQQAGFRSLIVRGRPWVVAKYAMTLDGKVAALREGNGAVSGPQAREHTMRWRDELDAIAVGSGTLGLDDPALTTRGVPGGRDPRPVVFDRRAASRPQARAWRDGAVLVTTPDSDASAHEAAGITVLRAGTPADALSGLAGLGVSSMLLEGGPTLLSAFLAQGLVDEVRVFVSTKLLGAGLSPLTAPARPMHEAQELHEVTVEPLGPDVLITGLLHDIPRV
- a CDS encoding Sir2 family NAD-dependent protein deacetylase; protein product: MDLAAARAALQAASRVAVLTGAGVSAESGIPTFRDAQTGHWARFRPEDLASPPAYRRDPVMVWEWYAGRYRDVLAAQPNGAHHLLARLEREKGAGFFLATQNVDGLHARAGSGQGGGRMVELHGNLLSARDEVTGDVFPLAAPAELVTPPTSPLGNRMRPNVVWFGEYLPEAALEAAADAFAAAEVALVIGTSGAVYPAAGLAAETLQRGGIAIEINPVETDISWQMTHCVRDVASRGLAALLGEG
- a CDS encoding RNA 2'-phosphotransferase, giving the protein MNDHTLSRRLSYLLRHAPHEAGLTLAPGGWVPLAPVLIHLSVTRAQVEAVVAGSDKGRFSLRGDHIRANQGHSVPVDLQLTPATPPALLYHGTHAGALAAIRAEGLRAMNRHHVHLSPDPDTACRVGARRGPPVVLTVRAGEMHAAGHAFLVSENGVWLTDTVPPAFIHGDA
- a CDS encoding PIG-L family deacetylase encodes the protein MYTTYGRPEPLDWLVLAPHPDDAEIGVGGTLLRLAHAGRATGILELTQGEGGTQGDPATREAECRAAAAILQLTWRGQLGLPDGGLMDTPQQARALATALRWVRPRVLVVPHHRDRHPDHFGAYHLSKRAVHLASLAKADVTGTPHKVSRVLMYQGNADINANVLVDVEAHLPDWERAIAAHASQFTGAAISETVAPDVVERRRARLMYWGTLGRRRYCEGFESDEPMLLEPESL
- the odhB gene encoding 2-oxoglutarate dehydrogenase complex dihydrolipoyllysine-residue succinyltransferase — its product is MPNINVPVFSESVSEGTLLSWNKKPGDSVKRGEVLAEIETDKVVLEVTALQDGVLSSVSAQEGDTVLSEQVIGVLGEAGAAAPAAPAAAQDAAAGPVAGESTAGGTAAQPDSSSQSAQAQQSSGNAPALSPAVRKVVAENNLDASQIPATGPKGNITKQDAVTAASAPAAPQAPASTPAAAPAAPVQSGPRAEQRVPMTRIRQRIAERLKDVQNTAAILTTFNEVNMKPAMDLRKKYQDLFVAKHGVKLGFMSLFVRAATEALKAFPAVNASIDGKDIVYHGFYDMGIAVASERGLVVPILRDTDQLSLADIEKAISGFAQKAKAGKLTMEDMSGGTFSITNGGTFGSMMSTPIINAPQSAILGMHNIIERPIAQNGQVVIAPMMYLALSYDHRIIDGKEAVQFLVTIKNYLEDPARILLDL
- a CDS encoding 2-oxoglutarate dehydrogenase E1 component, with amino-acid sequence MSGAELSHDSATFVEALYEAYLQDPASVADDWRAYFDGLRGGIQETPHGPVQQRFLALGQQRLTRAAPQAAPGKASAAQQVASALVSAYRVYGHISAHKNPLTIRPAAQVPELTPEYYGLTDADLNETVHEGPFQGTLRDVIGQLQGAYCGSIGYEFSYLPSTEREWFQERIESVGGRPQFSEAQQRRILSKLNAAEGLERYLGQRYVGQKRFSLEGGESFIPLMDRIVQLGGELGIKETVIGMAHRGRLNVLVNLFGKKPADLFAEFEGKKRLSDDPDVAGDVKYHMGFSSDVQTPGGPMHLALAYNPSHLEIVSPVVHGSVRARQDRRNDTERKQVLPITIHGDAAVSGQGVVMETINLSRLRGFTTGGAVRIVINNQIGFTISDPRDTRSSRYCTDVAKIGNAPVMHVNGDDPEAVAFAGELALRYRQEFGKDVFIDLICFRRHGHNESDDPTMTQPIMYREIKVHPGTRALYAQRLEAQGVLKAGEADALVDSFRDRLDAGESVVEEIRNDEQSALALDWRKYLDTHWSEESRTAVPAATLKQLSERLTEVPEGFGLHRAVDKVLKARREMGDGQAPVDWGMGETLAYATLLMEGYNVRLDGQDAGRGTFVHRHAVLHDQNASDPASEEFMPLAHLAPQQGHVEVIDSTLSEEAVMAFEYGYATSAPDSLVIWEAQFGDFANGAQSVIDQFVSAGESKWQRLAGLTLLLPHGYEGQGPEHSSARLERYLQLCAQKNMQVVVPSSASQIFHLLRRQMIRPYRKPLIVMSPKSLLRNKAAMSPLSDLTDGRFCEVIGDTGPSGLKRVVISSGKLHWELDTAREKAAMQDDVALVRLEQLYPFPAEHLEAELQKHPGAEVIWAQEEPQNQGAWLMIQDSLRESLQPGQTLRYAGRSASASTAAGYAQVHAREQAAVITAALGEKVPVQTLPVQQEATAQS